Proteins encoded by one window of Chondromyces crocatus:
- a CDS encoding SAM-dependent methyltransferase, producing MQDDVKKGPSAPRELRFEAQRIAFGPMMFHAAMLLRDLGILAVLKSAGAAGLRVEAMAHEAGVSVYGARVLIEAGLGMAFVEPVGTLEPEGPYRLAPLGSVFLQDAMTRANADFVRDVCYAGMPQLEASIREGRPAGLAVFGDWPTIYEGLSKLPPKAQESWFRFDHYYSDSAFPAVLPRVFQDRPRRLLDVGGNTGRFALQCVRHDADVQVTILDLPGQLAKAAENVTAAGFAGRVGGHALDLLDATQPFPTGFDVVWMSQFLCCFPEEDVVQLVRRGAAALAPQGSLYILDTYWDRQRNAAAAYCLQATSLYFTALANGTSRMYHSRDLIRCVEAAGLEIQEDVDGLGISHTLFRCRPR from the coding sequence ATGCAGGACGACGTGAAGAAGGGGCCGAGCGCGCCCCGGGAGCTGCGCTTCGAGGCGCAGCGCATCGCTTTCGGGCCCATGATGTTCCACGCCGCGATGCTGCTGAGGGACCTCGGCATCCTCGCGGTGCTCAAGTCGGCCGGCGCTGCGGGGCTCCGCGTGGAAGCGATGGCGCACGAGGCTGGCGTCTCGGTGTACGGCGCGCGGGTGCTCATCGAGGCGGGGCTGGGGATGGCGTTCGTGGAGCCTGTGGGCACCCTGGAGCCCGAGGGGCCTTACCGTCTCGCGCCGCTCGGTTCGGTCTTTCTTCAGGACGCGATGACCCGCGCGAACGCCGACTTCGTGCGCGACGTCTGCTACGCCGGCATGCCGCAGCTGGAGGCGTCGATTCGCGAGGGGCGGCCCGCCGGGCTCGCGGTGTTCGGCGACTGGCCGACGATCTACGAGGGGCTGAGCAAGCTTCCTCCGAAGGCGCAGGAGAGCTGGTTCCGCTTCGATCACTACTACTCCGACAGCGCCTTCCCGGCGGTGCTGCCGCGGGTGTTTCAGGACCGGCCGCGCCGACTTCTCGACGTGGGAGGCAACACGGGTCGGTTCGCGTTGCAGTGCGTGCGCCATGACGCTGACGTTCAGGTGACGATCCTCGACTTGCCGGGTCAGCTCGCGAAGGCTGCGGAGAATGTGACCGCTGCCGGGTTCGCGGGGCGTGTCGGGGGGCATGCCCTCGATCTCCTCGATGCGACGCAGCCCTTCCCCACCGGCTTTGATGTCGTGTGGATGAGCCAGTTTCTGTGCTGCTTTCCGGAGGAGGACGTGGTGCAGCTCGTGCGCCGCGGCGCTGCGGCACTCGCCCCTCAGGGCTCGCTCTACATCCTCGACACCTACTGGGATCGTCAGCGGAACGCCGCGGCGGCCTACTGCCTGCAGGCGACCTCGCTGTACTTCACCGCGCTCGCCAACGGGACGAGCCGGATGTACCACTCGCGCGATCTGATTCGCTGCGTGGAAGCGGCGGGGCTCGAGATCCAGGAAGACGTGGATGGGCTGGGGATCAGCCACACCCTCTTCCGCTGTCGGCCTCGCTGA
- a CDS encoding AAA family ATPase, translated as MLTSLRLRNFKSFSDQTVELSPLTVLLGANASGKSNFLDAIRLLQGIGLDLPLADVLRGRTEGGREIWPGLRGRAEEVARGGAKSFTLESRWALGREELTHEITVRVGSEPLVEHEALRAQGLGVLFDTPAMSLKGWDGFGPGSSPSKRGRSLRAGSDRHPARRSLLGQIEHHRGRGEGVRLNDVVELCHALQQAMRSTLSLDLSPSRMRGYAHRSLDHLGTAGENLSATMHRICQDEGRKAELLGLLSALYAPERVGIEFIETDLGDVLMCILEQDEVRISARSLSDGVLRILGKIAAVLTAPEGSLVLMEELEQGLHPAQVRRLVQILEGATQTSGQVVATTYAPSTLRAMSRDTLGRAVVFGRRAGVPGTVAQRLGTLPEFDVLLAKGVEHLFEAHWPET; from the coding sequence ATGCTGACCTCCCTCCGGCTTCGGAACTTCAAGAGCTTCTCCGACCAGACCGTGGAGCTTTCGCCGCTCACGGTGCTGCTCGGCGCCAACGCCTCGGGGAAGAGCAACTTCCTCGACGCGATACGACTCCTTCAAGGCATCGGGCTCGACCTGCCGCTCGCCGACGTGCTCCGGGGGCGCACCGAGGGAGGGCGGGAGATCTGGCCAGGCCTGCGGGGGCGTGCCGAGGAGGTCGCGCGCGGCGGAGCGAAAAGCTTCACGCTCGAGAGCCGCTGGGCGCTGGGGCGCGAAGAGCTGACCCACGAGATCACGGTGCGTGTCGGCTCGGAGCCGCTCGTGGAGCACGAGGCGTTGCGCGCGCAGGGATTGGGAGTGCTGTTCGATACGCCGGCGATGTCGCTGAAAGGGTGGGACGGCTTCGGTCCGGGTTCGAGCCCTTCGAAGCGAGGTCGCTCACTTCGCGCGGGCAGTGACCGGCACCCGGCGCGGCGGAGCCTGCTCGGCCAGATCGAGCACCACCGTGGGCGCGGTGAGGGTGTGCGCCTGAATGACGTGGTGGAGCTGTGCCATGCCCTGCAGCAGGCGATGCGCAGCACCTTGTCCCTCGACCTGTCGCCGTCCCGCATGCGTGGCTACGCCCATCGTTCGCTCGATCATCTCGGGACCGCCGGTGAGAACCTCTCGGCCACGATGCATCGCATCTGTCAGGACGAGGGGAGGAAGGCCGAGCTCCTGGGCCTGCTGTCGGCGCTCTACGCACCCGAACGGGTGGGTATAGAATTCATCGAGACCGACCTCGGGGACGTGCTGATGTGCATCCTGGAGCAGGACGAGGTCCGCATCTCCGCGCGCAGCCTCTCCGATGGCGTCCTCCGGATTCTCGGCAAGATCGCGGCCGTGTTGACCGCACCCGAAGGCTCGTTGGTCTTGATGGAGGAGCTGGAGCAGGGGTTGCACCCAGCGCAGGTGCGGCGGCTGGTCCAGATCCTGGAAGGCGCAACCCAGACGAGCGGCCAGGTGGTGGCCACGACCTATGCGCCCTCGACGCTCCGGGCGATGTCGAGAGACACGCTGGGGCGCGCGGTGGTCTTCGGACGCCGGGCGGGGGTACCGGGTACGGTGGCGCAGCGGCTCGGCACCTTGCCCGAGTTCGATGTGCTGCTGGCGAAGGGGGTCGAGCACCTGTTCGAGGCCCACTGGCCGGAGACCTGA
- the ppdK gene encoding pyruvate, phosphate dikinase has translation MVSSIYFFGAGRADGDATMKALLGGKGAGLAEMSRLGVPVPPGFTLTTEVCTAFYAGGGALPDGVEEELREAIGRVEKIVGGGFGSTTAPLLVSVRSGARASMPGMMDTILNLGLNDAIVAGLAERTGNERFALDAYRRFILTYAGVVLGVEREQFEEALVTARRKAATALKIDHSRLNNAELERKVPDSALDPEALRGLIARQKEIVLAATGKSFPDDPWAQLEGAIHAVFGSWNNQRAKVYRKMHGIPESWGTACTVQAMVFGNMGDDSGTGVAFTRDPSTGERRFFGEWLPNAQGEDVVAGVRTPHPLSKGGSDDERSLEVRMPQAFAQLMEVQARLEHHFRDMQDMEFTIQEGSLYLLQTRNGKRTGRAAVRIAVEMVKEKLITQNEAVLRVDPGSIDQLLHPSLDPSAPKEILARGLPASPGAATGEIVFTADEAERRAAQGKAVILVRAETSPEDIHGMKAARGILTARGGMTSHAAVVARGMGKSCVAGCSSVSVGRDIVTVSLYDDDGRPTGSKSLKAGDVITLDGGSGRVYLGAIPTVPAALSGEFGELMAWADGVRRMRVRANADTPHDARTARNFGAEGVGLCRTEHMFFDEKRIEAMREMILAGDKHARHRAVDKLLPYQRDDFTGVFREMAGLPVTIRLLDPPLHEFLPQEKAQLEQMAQVLGVSVAEIVRKNEELHEFNPMLGHRGCRLAVTYPEIYEMQVRAILEAACDVAAEGVDVHPEIMIPLTMTQRELTLMRELVDRIAEQVFSEKGRKVSFHFGTMIELPRAAIRAGEIAEHAEFFSFGTNDLTQTTLGISRDDAGKFLGAYVDLGIFPSDPFQSIDVDGVGALVELASERGRAKRPGIHLGVCGEHGGDPASVTFFEKVGLDYVSCSPFRVPIARLAAAQAALNAGTHGGPKATD, from the coding sequence ATGGTGAGTTCGATCTACTTCTTCGGAGCTGGGCGGGCAGACGGCGACGCAACGATGAAGGCCCTCCTCGGGGGTAAAGGCGCTGGGCTCGCCGAGATGAGCCGCCTCGGTGTGCCGGTACCGCCAGGGTTCACCCTCACCACCGAGGTCTGCACCGCTTTCTACGCTGGCGGCGGTGCGCTGCCCGATGGGGTCGAGGAGGAGCTGCGAGAGGCCATCGGACGCGTCGAGAAGATCGTCGGTGGCGGGTTCGGGAGCACCACCGCGCCCCTCCTCGTCTCGGTCCGCTCGGGTGCGCGCGCCTCGATGCCGGGGATGATGGACACCATCCTGAATCTCGGGCTGAACGACGCCATCGTCGCTGGCCTCGCCGAGCGGACGGGCAACGAACGGTTCGCGCTCGACGCCTACCGGCGCTTCATCCTGACGTACGCCGGCGTGGTGCTGGGCGTGGAGCGCGAGCAGTTCGAAGAAGCGCTCGTCACTGCCCGCAGGAAGGCCGCCACGGCACTGAAGATCGATCACTCCCGGCTCAACAACGCCGAGCTGGAGCGCAAGGTGCCCGACTCGGCGCTCGATCCGGAGGCCCTCCGCGGCCTCATCGCACGTCAGAAGGAGATCGTCCTTGCCGCCACGGGCAAGTCCTTCCCCGACGATCCGTGGGCCCAGCTCGAAGGCGCGATCCACGCCGTCTTCGGGAGCTGGAACAACCAGCGCGCGAAGGTCTACCGCAAGATGCACGGCATCCCCGAGAGCTGGGGCACGGCTTGCACGGTGCAGGCCATGGTCTTCGGCAACATGGGGGATGACTCGGGCACGGGCGTGGCCTTCACCCGCGATCCTTCGACCGGCGAGCGGCGCTTCTTCGGCGAGTGGCTCCCGAACGCGCAGGGAGAAGACGTCGTGGCCGGCGTACGCACCCCTCACCCCCTGTCGAAAGGCGGCAGCGACGACGAGCGCAGCCTGGAGGTACGCATGCCCCAGGCCTTCGCTCAGCTGATGGAGGTGCAGGCCCGGCTGGAGCACCACTTCCGTGACATGCAAGACATGGAGTTCACCATCCAGGAGGGCTCGCTCTACCTCTTGCAGACCCGCAACGGCAAACGCACGGGCCGCGCTGCGGTGCGCATCGCGGTCGAGATGGTGAAGGAAAAGCTCATCACCCAGAACGAGGCCGTCCTGCGTGTCGACCCGGGATCCATCGATCAGCTGCTGCATCCGAGCCTCGACCCCTCGGCGCCCAAGGAGATCCTCGCTCGGGGCCTGCCTGCGAGCCCCGGCGCTGCCACCGGCGAGATCGTGTTCACCGCCGACGAGGCAGAGCGCCGAGCAGCGCAGGGCAAGGCCGTCATCCTGGTGCGCGCCGAGACGTCGCCGGAGGACATCCACGGAATGAAGGCCGCGCGAGGCATCCTCACCGCGCGTGGCGGCATGACCAGCCACGCAGCCGTCGTCGCACGCGGCATGGGCAAGAGCTGCGTCGCCGGGTGCTCGTCGGTGAGTGTGGGTCGCGACATCGTCACGGTGTCCCTCTACGACGACGATGGCCGCCCCACGGGCTCGAAGTCGCTGAAGGCGGGGGACGTGATCACGCTCGACGGTGGCTCCGGTCGCGTCTACCTCGGCGCCATCCCCACGGTGCCTGCCGCGCTGAGCGGCGAGTTCGGAGAGCTGATGGCCTGGGCGGATGGGGTCCGGCGCATGCGGGTCCGAGCGAACGCGGACACCCCGCACGACGCCCGCACGGCGCGCAACTTCGGCGCCGAAGGCGTGGGGCTCTGCCGCACCGAGCACATGTTCTTCGACGAGAAGCGGATCGAGGCCATGCGCGAGATGATCCTCGCCGGTGACAAACACGCGCGTCACCGCGCCGTGGACAAGCTGCTCCCCTACCAGCGTGACGACTTCACGGGCGTGTTCCGTGAGATGGCAGGCTTGCCCGTCACCATCCGCCTGCTGGATCCCCCGCTGCACGAGTTCCTGCCTCAGGAGAAGGCCCAGCTCGAGCAGATGGCCCAGGTGCTCGGAGTCAGCGTGGCAGAAATCGTACGCAAGAACGAGGAGCTGCACGAGTTCAACCCCATGCTCGGCCACCGCGGCTGCAGGCTCGCGGTCACCTACCCCGAGATCTACGAGATGCAGGTGCGCGCCATCCTCGAAGCCGCCTGCGACGTGGCCGCAGAAGGCGTCGACGTGCACCCCGAGATCATGATTCCTCTCACCATGACCCAGCGCGAGCTCACCTTGATGCGCGAGCTGGTCGACCGCATCGCCGAGCAGGTCTTCTCCGAGAAGGGCCGCAAGGTCAGCTTCCACTTCGGCACGATGATCGAGCTACCACGCGCCGCCATCCGCGCCGGAGAGATCGCCGAGCACGCGGAGTTCTTCAGCTTCGGCACCAACGACCTCACGCAGACGACCCTGGGCATCTCGCGCGATGATGCCGGCAAGTTCCTCGGCGCCTACGTCGACCTCGGCATCTTCCCGAGCGACCCGTTCCAGTCGATCGACGTCGACGGAGTCGGCGCGCTCGTCGAGCTCGCGTCCGAGCGCGGTCGGGCGAAGCGCCCAGGGATCCACCTCGGCGTGTGCGGCGAGCACGGCGGCGATCCCGCGTCCGTCACCTTCTTCGAGAAGGTGGGACTCGACTACGTGTCCTGCTCTCCCTTCCGTGTCCCCA